The Pseudomonadota bacterium genome segment ACCGTAAGGGCTTTCAATTGACTGGTTTTATAGGAAATTTGAGTGAATATAAATAAAAGACGAGTCGCCATTACCGGAATCGGGATTATCTCCTGCCTGGGACTCACACGGGAAGATGTACAACAATCACTCCGGGAGGGAGTAAGCGGCATAAAGCTCCTGCCCGAGAGAAAAAAACTCGG includes the following:
- a CDS encoding beta-ketoacyl-[acyl-carrier-protein] synthase family protein yields the protein MNKRRVAITGIGIISCLGLTREDVQQSLREGVSGIKLLPERKKLG